One part of the bacterium genome encodes these proteins:
- a CDS encoding 30S ribosomal protein S1 → MQKTNGDLEALYEQSFKNIKKGDVVKGTIIEIGRNEVIVDIGYKSEGVIRIDEFKDASKLKVGDEIEVLLEKIEDESGSVVLSKEKAGQMKFWNEIVAAFSEEKSVMGKLLKRIKGGFSVDIGVEGFLPTSQSDIKIIAGFENMLNKNLEFKIIKLNKMRRNVVLSRKELFKKTQVEDREKLFEDLKEGQIRKGFIKNITDFGAFIDLGGIDGLLHITDISWGRISHPSDVLSLGQEIEVMILSIDKEKNRVSLGLKQKTTNPWLDIDKKYPIGSKVKGKVVNITAYGAFVELEEGIEGLMHISQMSWTKKIMHPSEVVNMGDAVEAIVLSLEKGEEKISLGIKQLEANPWEKAEEKYPVGAKIKGIIRNITDYGVFVEIEEGIDGLVHISDLSWSTRANDPSKMFKKDDEMEVVVLSIDSDNRKISLGVKQLTSDPWEELSDKYKDEMDVECGVIKITKFGIFVELEQGVEGLIHVSELSEGENLEKKYEIGTKITARIVKIDLQGRKISLSIKESGNKQKKEKIKPEDTRTKKEEVKSE, encoded by the coding sequence ATGCAAAAGACTAATGGAGATTTGGAAGCATTATATGAGCAGAGTTTTAAAAATATTAAAAAGGGGGATGTTGTAAAGGGAACAATTATTGAAATAGGACGGAATGAGGTAATAGTGGATATAGGGTATAAGTCTGAAGGAGTAATCCGCATTGACGAGTTTAAGGATGCATCTAAGCTAAAGGTTGGAGATGAGATTGAAGTTTTACTTGAGAAAATTGAGGATGAATCAGGCTCAGTAGTTTTATCAAAAGAAAAGGCTGGACAAATGAAGTTTTGGAACGAGATCGTGGCAGCGTTTTCAGAAGAAAAAAGTGTTATGGGCAAACTGCTAAAAAGGATAAAAGGTGGGTTTTCTGTGGATATCGGAGTTGAGGGATTCTTGCCTACCTCACAGTCGGATATCAAGATAATTGCTGGTTTTGAAAATATGCTTAATAAAAATTTAGAGTTTAAGATTATAAAATTGAATAAAATGCGTAGAAATGTTGTGCTTTCTCGTAAAGAATTGTTTAAAAAGACACAAGTAGAGGATAGAGAAAAACTTTTTGAAGATCTAAAGGAAGGACAGATTAGAAAAGGATTCATTAAAAATATAACAGATTTTGGAGCATTTATTGACCTTGGAGGAATTGATGGATTACTTCATATAACAGATATATCATGGGGACGCATATCGCATCCTTCAGATGTGCTTTCTCTTGGACAGGAGATAGAAGTTATGATTTTATCAATTGATAAAGAAAAGAATAGAGTATCTCTTGGTCTAAAGCAAAAAACTACCAATCCATGGTTAGACATAGATAAAAAATATCCTATTGGTTCAAAGGTTAAGGGAAAAGTAGTGAATATTACTGCTTATGGGGCTTTTGTTGAATTGGAAGAAGGGATAGAGGGCTTAATGCATATATCTCAGATGTCATGGACTAAAAAAATTATGCATCCCTCTGAGGTTGTAAATATGGGAGATGCAGTAGAAGCCATTGTTTTAAGTCTTGAAAAGGGAGAGGAAAAAATCTCTTTAGGGATAAAACAGTTAGAAGCAAATCCATGGGAAAAGGCAGAAGAAAAGTATCCTGTTGGAGCAAAGATTAAAGGCATAATTAGAAACATAACTGATTACGGCGTGTTTGTTGAAATAGAAGAAGGGATAGATGGTCTAGTACATATCTCAGATTTATCATGGTCTACGAGAGCAAATGATCCGTCGAAAATGTTTAAGAAAGATGATGAGATGGAAGTTGTTGTGTTATCGATAGACTCTGATAATAGGAAAATATCCCTAGGCGTAAAACAGCTTACGTCTGATCCTTGGGAAGAGTTATCTGATAAATATAAAGATGAAATGGACGTAGAGTGTGGGGTGATAAAGATAACTAAGTTTGGAATTTTTGTTGAGCTTGAGCAGGGAGTAGAAGGTTTGATTCACGTTTCAGAACTGTCGGAAGGAGAAAATTTAGAGAAGAAATATGAAATTGGCACGAAAATCACTGCTAGAATAGTTAAAATTGATTTACAAGGACGGAAAATAAGTCTAAGTATAAAAGAGTCTGGCAATAAGCAGAAAAAAGAAAAAATAAAACCCGAAGATACCAGAACTAAAAAAGAAGAAGTTAAAAGCGAATAA
- a CDS encoding prepilin peptidase has protein sequence MMIIFFVLIFSLCIGSFLNVCIYRIPRQKSIVSPPSLCPGCSKSIKWFDNIPLISYILLRGRCRVCKERISAQYFIVELLTGVLLLLLYFKFGISIKFFVYSLLFAVFIVVSFIDIEWMLIPDFFSLFGIAFALLVSFLYPPLMNSASNLEAFLRSLGGALFGGLSLTCVAFFGWFIFKKEAMGGGDIKLIAMIGAFIGWQYTLMTLFISFLAGAFFGVSFLIIVAIERVGATLKRIKRKSRGLTKRQLYFIIPAKSLIYQLNRRRGTAIPFGPYIVLGAILSILYGDKLLNIYPIILQKIWGM, from the coding sequence ATGATGATAATTTTTTTTGTCCTAATATTTAGTTTATGTATAGGCAGTTTTTTAAATGTATGTATTTATCGAATCCCCAGGCAAAAGTCTATAGTATCTCCTCCATCTCTATGTCCAGGATGCAGTAAGAGCATAAAATGGTTCGATAATATTCCATTAATAAGCTATATTCTCCTTAGAGGCAGGTGCAGGGTTTGTAAGGAGAGAATATCTGCGCAGTATTTTATTGTTGAGCTTCTTACAGGAGTGCTATTACTGTTACTGTATTTTAAATTCGGCATTAGTATCAAGTTCTTTGTATATTCACTTCTTTTTGCAGTATTTATAGTTGTTTCTTTTATAGATATTGAGTGGATGCTTATTCCTGATTTCTTTTCTCTTTTTGGAATTGCATTCGCGCTTTTAGTAAGCTTCCTTTATCCTCCACTAATGAATTCAGCATCAAATCTCGAAGCTTTCCTAAGATCCTTAGGAGGGGCTTTATTTGGTGGATTAAGTCTTACATGTGTTGCTTTTTTCGGCTGGTTTATTTTTAAAAAGGAAGCAATGGGAGGAGGGGATATCAAGTTAATAGCAATGATAGGAGCATTTATTGGATGGCAATATACTTTAATGACTCTTTTTATATCATTTCTTGCAGGTGCATTTTTTGGAGTAAGCTTTCTCATTATAGTAGCGATAGAAAGAGTAGGTGCAACACTTAAAAGAATAAAAAGAAAGAGCAGGGGACTCACAAAAAGGCAACTTTATTTCATAATTCCCGCTAAAAGCTTGATTTATCAGTTGAATCGTAGAAGAGGAACTGCGATACCATTTGGTCCATATATTGTCCTTGGAGCAATTTTATCTATATTATATGGAGACAAGCTTCTTAACATTTATCCCATTATTCTCCAGAAGATATGGGGGATGTAG
- the gcvPB gene encoding aminomethyl-transferring glycine dehydrogenase subunit GcvPB encodes MVNICEKLIFELGKEGRRAYTLPLCDVIEQNVSELVPRKFIRKKDANLPQLTELEVIRHFTMLSKNNFSVDSELYPLGSCTMKYNPKINEELAESIDFRGVHPFASEELSQGALHILYHMDKFLSEIGGMAKTCMQPAAGAHGELTAMMMIKAYFKGKKENRFKVVVPDSAHGTNPASAALCGYEVVEVKSDNRGNIDVESLRDVVDESVACLMLTNPNTLGLFEEHILEVSEIMHSKGGLLYYDGANMNAILGIVRPGDMGFDIMHYNLHKTFSTPHGGGGPGSGPISCKEHLKPYLPVPLIEKNKEHNYYFEYNCPRSIGRVHAFYGNFLVILKAYVYIRMLGPDGLRNVSENAVLNANYLLTKLKNYFDVSYDRNCMHEFVLSAQRFRKKGVRALDIAKRLLDYGIHPPTVYFPLIVYEALIIEPTETETKETLDEFIDVMIKIAQEIENTPEKVTNAPHKTSLSRLDEVEAARHPDLQWSSE; translated from the coding sequence TTGGTGAATATTTGCGAAAAATTAATATTTGAACTTGGGAAAGAAGGAAGAAGAGCCTACACTTTGCCGCTGTGTGATGTAATTGAGCAGAATGTTTCTGAACTAGTTCCCAGAAAGTTCATTAGGAAGAAAGACGCTAACTTGCCGCAGCTTACAGAGTTAGAAGTTATAAGACATTTTACAATGCTTTCGAAGAATAATTTTAGTGTTGATTCTGAACTGTATCCGTTGGGTTCTTGTACAATGAAATATAATCCAAAAATCAATGAAGAATTGGCAGAGTCTATAGATTTCAGGGGTGTTCATCCTTTTGCCTCAGAAGAGTTATCTCAGGGAGCATTACACATTCTCTATCATATGGACAAATTCCTTTCAGAGATTGGCGGTATGGCAAAAACATGTATGCAACCAGCGGCTGGCGCGCATGGTGAGCTTACAGCAATGATGATGATAAAGGCATATTTTAAGGGTAAAAAAGAAAACAGGTTTAAAGTAGTGGTTCCAGACTCGGCACATGGAACAAATCCTGCCAGCGCTGCATTATGTGGTTATGAAGTAGTTGAGGTTAAATCCGATAATAGGGGAAATATTGATGTAGAATCCTTAAGGGATGTTGTTGACGAGAGCGTTGCCTGTCTTATGTTAACTAATCCGAACACATTAGGCCTGTTTGAAGAGCATATTCTAGAGGTGTCTGAGATTATGCATTCAAAAGGCGGCCTTTTATATTATGATGGTGCAAACATGAACGCAATACTCGGTATTGTGCGGCCAGGTGACATGGGGTTTGATATAATGCACTATAATCTTCATAAAACCTTTTCAACACCTCATGGTGGCGGTGGTCCAGGATCAGGTCCAATATCATGTAAGGAACACCTGAAGCCGTATTTACCAGTACCTCTAATAGAGAAAAACAAGGAGCATAATTACTACTTTGAGTATAATTGTCCAAGATCAATAGGTAGGGTACACGCATTCTATGGTAATTTTTTAGTAATATTGAAGGCATATGTATATATCAGAATGCTTGGACCAGATGGTCTTAGAAATGTTAGTGAGAATGCTGTGCTTAATGCAAATTATTTGTTAACTAAATTGAAGAATTATTTTGATGTATCGTATGACAGGAATTGCATGCATGAATTTGTTTTATCAGCACAACGGTTTAGGAAAAAAGGAGTAAGAGCACTGGATATTGCAAAACGGCTCTTGGATTATGGCATACATCCTCCAACAGTGTATTTCCCTTTAATTGTGTACGAGGCATTAATTATAGAGCCAACAGAAACAGAGACAAAAGAAACATTAGATGAATTCATAGATGTAATGATCAAAATAGCGCAAGAGATAGAAAACACTCCAGAAAAGGTTACAAATGCACCGCATAAGACTTCTTTATCAAGACTAGATGAGGTTGAAGCTGCGAGACATCCTGACTTACAATGGTCATCAGAGTGA
- a CDS encoding sugar phosphate isomerase/epimerase, whose product MLKSSFMSFSCKEWDLDTILAKAKEYGFDGFEPRVESNHKHGIELSLTKSEREQVKTKCEDSGIILSCLATSVQYSSPDDAEYRRNIENCKQHIILASDLGIKLLRVFGGTIPEPKIENRDRFFDKIAKGIKECGKFATEYGTTLSLETHDDICRVKNANEILQRADAPGLSINWDFTHSITNGDVPREVYPIIKGKITHLHTRDAKYIGEGNPFPMKKHEFHAPDMYKNWEYAHLGEGDMPIKELMQIMVEDNFDGFFSLEQLKTNLSPEEVLSKTAQNFIKMREEINKSL is encoded by the coding sequence ATGTTAAAAAGTAGTTTTATGAGTTTTAGCTGTAAAGAATGGGATTTAGATACAATCCTTGCAAAAGCAAAAGAATACGGTTTTGACGGCTTTGAGCCAAGGGTAGAGAGTAACCATAAACATGGTATTGAGCTAAGTCTCACAAAATCCGAGCGTGAACAGGTAAAGACAAAGTGCGAAGATAGCGGTATAATTTTAAGCTGCCTTGCTACTTCTGTTCAGTATTCTTCTCCAGATGACGCTGAATACCGCAGAAATATTGAAAACTGCAAACAGCATATCATTCTGGCATCAGACCTCGGAATCAAACTTCTCAGAGTATTTGGAGGAACTATTCCTGAACCAAAGATAGAGAACAGAGATAGGTTCTTTGATAAAATTGCAAAGGGGATAAAGGAATGCGGAAAATTCGCTACAGAATACGGAACCACACTTTCTCTTGAGACACATGATGATATTTGCAGGGTGAAGAATGCTAATGAGATTCTCCAGAGAGCCGATGCACCTGGTCTCTCAATCAACTGGGACTTTACGCACTCTATAACAAATGGGGATGTGCCTCGTGAAGTTTATCCAATAATAAAAGGGAAAATAACCCATTTGCATACAAGAGATGCCAAATATATTGGTGAAGGGAATCCATTTCCGATGAAAAAGCATGAATTCCATGCACCTGATATGTATAAGAACTGGGAATATGCGCATCTTGGAGAAGGAGATATGCCAATAAAGGAACTGATGCAAATAATGGTTGAGGATAATTTTGATGGATTTTTCTCTCTGGAGCAACTGAAAACAAATCTTTCTCCCGAAGAGGTTTTATCCAAAACAGCTCAGAATTTTATAAAAATGAGAGAAGAAATTAATAAATCACTCTGA
- a CDS encoding sugar phosphate isomerase/epimerase, giving the protein MKKSLCHYSYHRRIKEEEWNLERFVIEAEKLEIEGIDFHVAYLPEYKEAVKQINALMSKTTLELSGLSMSNSFNKEEDEFNDQVEKVKRWLDVAGDVGAPVSRIFGGSISDRSNTEELKKALDKVIKGIELVLPSAEKNNVILALENHGGLPCTGEEQVEVIKKMNSPFLKATIDVGNYMQCGQTGDEGTKIAAPYCKYVHFKDFKKDPTHKRGLRPTVIGKGDVDHAKCLQHIKNAGFDGFVALEYEGEEDETTGVPASVKFMKSVMKNY; this is encoded by the coding sequence ATGAAAAAATCGCTTTGTCACTATAGTTATCATAGAAGAATTAAAGAAGAAGAATGGAATTTGGAAAGATTTGTTATTGAAGCTGAAAAACTTGAAATTGAAGGCATAGATTTCCATGTAGCGTATCTGCCTGAATATAAAGAAGCCGTAAAACAGATAAATGCGCTTATGTCAAAGACAACGCTTGAACTTTCAGGCCTTTCTATGTCTAACAGTTTCAATAAGGAAGAAGATGAATTTAATGACCAGGTGGAAAAAGTCAAAAGATGGCTGGACGTCGCAGGAGATGTAGGCGCTCCTGTTTCAAGAATCTTTGGTGGAAGCATTAGCGACAGAAGCAATACAGAAGAATTGAAGAAAGCACTTGATAAGGTAATAAAAGGTATTGAACTGGTTCTTCCTTCTGCTGAGAAAAACAATGTTATATTGGCTTTAGAAAATCATGGCGGACTCCCATGCACAGGAGAAGAACAGGTAGAAGTTATAAAAAAAATGAATTCCCCATTTTTGAAAGCTACGATTGATGTGGGTAATTATATGCAATGCGGTCAGACAGGAGATGAAGGAACAAAGATTGCTGCCCCATACTGCAAGTATGTACATTTCAAGGATTTTAAAAAGGATCCAACTCACAAAAGAGGACTTCGTCCGACTGTTATTGGAAAGGGGGACGTGGATCATGCTAAATGTCTTCAGCATATCAAGAATGCAGGATTTGATGGGTTTGTTGCGCTTGAATATGAGGGAGAGGAAGATGAGACAACAGGTGTTCCTGCAAGTGTGAAGTTCATGAAATCCGTTATGAAGAATTATTGA
- a CDS encoding Gfo/Idh/MocA family oxidoreductase: MAKKKNKAINVGVIGLGKSGWDIHIRMIRQVLNKYKIVAVSDPDKKRQKEAQDEFKCKIYSNFEDLIKDPDVELVIVATPSHLHAGCSIKALKAGKHVVCEKPMATSLTDADKMLKTAKMTGMILAPFQNRRYTPDFLKIKKIIDSGKLGRIVMIKQTWHGFGRRWDWQTLKKFGGGTLNNTAPHAIDVLLQLFGEKDPEEVFCHLERTLTLGDADDHVKIMLKTKGQPMIDLELTSACAYPQEHWLIMGTQGTLAGNAKELRWKYFDPKKLPNRSVSTKPDPNRAYNKEDIPWKEQTWKVPSGTSRNPDFYNDVYKTIRQGKPLYITPESVRRQIALIHRCHKMCPV; encoded by the coding sequence ATGGCTAAGAAAAAAAATAAAGCAATTAACGTAGGGGTTATTGGGCTTGGGAAGAGTGGATGGGACATCCATATTCGTATGATCAGACAAGTATTGAATAAATATAAGATCGTAGCAGTTTCTGACCCTGATAAGAAAAGACAGAAAGAAGCACAAGATGAATTTAAATGTAAAATATATTCAAATTTCGAAGACTTAATAAAAGACCCAGATGTTGAGCTTGTGATTGTTGCGACTCCTTCGCATCTGCATGCAGGTTGCAGTATTAAAGCGTTAAAAGCAGGGAAACATGTTGTGTGTGAGAAGCCAATGGCAACCAGTTTAACTGACGCAGATAAGATGCTTAAAACCGCGAAAATGACAGGCATGATACTGGCCCCCTTCCAAAACAGGCGTTATACACCTGATTTTCTAAAGATTAAGAAGATTATTGATTCAGGGAAGTTGGGTCGCATAGTAATGATTAAACAAACATGGCATGGTTTTGGAAGACGCTGGGATTGGCAGACATTGAAGAAATTTGGTGGAGGAACACTTAACAATACTGCGCCGCATGCTATAGATGTATTATTACAGTTATTTGGAGAAAAAGACCCTGAAGAAGTATTCTGCCATCTGGAGCGAACACTGACGCTTGGAGATGCTGATGACCATGTAAAGATTATGTTAAAGACAAAAGGACAGCCAATGATTGATCTGGAACTGACAAGCGCATGCGCGTATCCTCAGGAGCATTGGCTTATAATGGGAACACAGGGCACTCTGGCTGGAAATGCTAAGGAACTTAGATGGAAATACTTTGATCCTAAAAAACTTCCTAATAGAAGTGTCTCCACAAAACCTGATCCAAACCGGGCATATAACAAAGAAGATATTCCATGGAAAGAGCAAACATGGAAAGTTCCAAGCGGGACGTCACGAAATCCTGACTTTTATAATGATGTTTATAAGACCATTCGACAGGGTAAACCGCTGTATATAACGCCTGAAAGCGTTAGAAGACAGATTGCGCTGATACACAGGTGCCATAAAATGTGTCCTGTATAA
- a CDS encoding Gfo/Idh/MocA family oxidoreductase, with amino-acid sequence METKVIRFGVIGTENSHVNQACKRFNVEKTMNGAFVEALYPGEGDTLEHVKQVQEQGKVPLLVDKPEDMLGKVDAVIIMNRHAKYHAKYAKLFLENKIATFVDKPITCDLEEAKELTELSHQTNTWLSSWSSVWQTSSFQDFFRQTTEELGPVCSGMVGGPFDFESEHGGVFFYGIHTVEMLLNGFGYDVKTVNAKLYEKNCWVTATLESGRVVSLHLLGQGKGKFQVLLHCEKGSRHLLVDSSDSYDKAFKKLINTINSNENPLTDEELLMPVKVLLAIDKSAKTNKEVEIT; translated from the coding sequence ATGGAGACAAAAGTAATAAGATTCGGAGTAATCGGAACGGAGAATTCGCATGTGAACCAGGCATGCAAGCGGTTTAATGTTGAGAAAACTATGAATGGTGCATTCGTAGAAGCTCTATATCCGGGCGAAGGAGATACTCTGGAGCACGTAAAACAGGTTCAGGAACAAGGGAAGGTTCCTTTACTTGTTGATAAGCCGGAGGATATGCTGGGCAAAGTTGATGCAGTTATTATTATGAACCGTCATGCTAAATATCACGCGAAATATGCAAAGCTATTCCTAGAGAATAAAATTGCAACATTTGTTGATAAACCCATAACATGCGACTTAGAAGAAGCAAAAGAACTTACAGAGCTCAGCCACCAAACTAACACATGGCTTTCTTCATGGTCCAGTGTATGGCAGACATCAAGTTTTCAGGATTTTTTCAGGCAGACTACCGAGGAGCTGGGACCTGTTTGTTCAGGAATGGTTGGCGGCCCCTTTGATTTCGAGAGTGAACATGGCGGGGTGTTTTTTTACGGCATACATACTGTTGAAATGCTTCTTAACGGGTTCGGATATGACGTGAAAACAGTTAATGCTAAACTATATGAGAAGAACTGCTGGGTAACAGCCACACTTGAAAGCGGCAGGGTCGTATCTCTTCATCTCCTTGGACAAGGAAAGGGGAAGTTTCAGGTTCTCCTGCACTGTGAAAAAGGCAGCAGACATCTGCTGGTAGATTCTTCGGATAGCTACGATAAAGCGTTTAAAAAATTAATAAATACCATCAATAGTAACGAAAACCCTTTAACAGACGAGGAGCTTCTCATGCCTGTCAAGGTGTTGCTTGCAATTGACAAATCAGCTAAAACAAACAAAGAAGTAGAAATAACATAA
- a CDS encoding Gfo/Idh/MocA family oxidoreductase, whose protein sequence is MAIRTAIIGYGRSGSKLHADPLEALPEYKVVAVCDPDKERQKIAYQRFGCSTYNNLSSLLKKEKIDLACIITRSDQHASMAIEAMKKGAHVLVTKPMAINAVQVKKMLDASKKYKRILAPWQPSRWGTDFTQIKKIIAEGEIGKVFSIQRNFLFYDVRHDWQTKSKFGGGYLLNWGPHLIDQVIELVKEPVESVWGKLWQAINPGDVEDSIKTILAFKNSDIIGEINIGIGAEQLPRWFIQGSLGTITSDEKYVYVVVSKKKQEFVTGIPGNSEKRDVIERTPVGKFIYGDASVIYRELAQAIHGEKSFTVTPESVLNLMKVLDAVRESNKKGSTIKL, encoded by the coding sequence ATGGCTATAAGAACAGCAATTATTGGTTATGGACGCAGTGGAAGTAAACTTCATGCAGACCCGCTTGAAGCTCTGCCTGAGTATAAGGTAGTGGCTGTATGTGACCCTGATAAGGAAAGACAGAAAATAGCTTACCAGCGGTTTGGATGTTCCACATACAATAATCTATCCTCTTTGCTCAAAAAAGAAAAAATAGACCTTGCATGTATTATCACAAGAAGTGACCAACACGCTTCAATGGCGATTGAAGCTATGAAAAAAGGGGCACATGTTCTGGTTACAAAACCAATGGCAATTAATGCAGTTCAGGTAAAAAAAATGCTGGATGCCTCAAAAAAATACAAAAGGATACTGGCTCCATGGCAGCCATCTCGCTGGGGAACGGATTTTACACAGATTAAAAAAATAATTGCGGAAGGTGAAATCGGGAAGGTATTCAGTATTCAAAGAAATTTTCTGTTCTATGATGTACGGCATGACTGGCAGACAAAGAGCAAATTCGGCGGCGGCTATCTTCTGAACTGGGGACCTCATCTTATTGATCAGGTTATAGAACTGGTTAAGGAACCTGTGGAAAGCGTATGGGGAAAACTCTGGCAGGCCATTAATCCAGGAGATGTCGAGGATAGCATTAAAACTATTCTTGCTTTTAAAAACTCTGATATAATAGGTGAAATAAATATTGGTATCGGCGCAGAACAGCTTCCCAGATGGTTTATACAGGGCTCACTTGGAACAATTACGTCGGATGAAAAATATGTTTATGTAGTTGTCTCGAAAAAGAAACAAGAATTTGTTACGGGTATTCCCGGTAATAGCGAGAAGAGAGATGTTATAGAGAGAACACCTGTTGGAAAGTTTATTTACGGAGATGCTTCTGTAATTTACAGAGAACTGGCTCAGGCAATACATGGGGAAAAATCCTTTACAGTCACACCTGAAAGTGTACTGAATCTTATGAAAGTACTGGACGCTGTCCGGGAATCCAATAAAAAGGGAAGTACAATCAAGCTATGA
- a CDS encoding AraC family transcriptional regulator, translating to MTKDLNNISPVVNSAGKTSSSPGFVEKPKKCQACPDHDLHFVASGKGALIVDNTEYHLEKGDVLLVYPGENFRVYTEGHEDFVRYYIHFDFYNTNKLRKKTPLLKNNRIWPRIVHLKADIEARSICSAIVYHLRNNSTTSSIITSGELKALLGLILNAYLNARDSFQFRRIKSYKNIIKAEKFIRTNYQKDISLQDIAREANLSETYFGNIFKKITGKSPIDYLTSTRINNAKRLLIETDHNISEISSLIGYEDSHYFSYIFKQKEGITPSEFLASLSETV from the coding sequence ATGACTAAAGACCTTAACAATATTTCTCCAGTGGTGAATTCTGCAGGAAAAACCAGTTCTTCACCAGGATTTGTTGAAAAACCCAAAAAATGTCAGGCTTGTCCTGACCATGATCTTCATTTTGTTGCATCAGGTAAAGGTGCGTTAATTGTAGATAATACTGAATATCATCTGGAGAAAGGGGATGTGCTCCTCGTATATCCTGGAGAAAATTTCAGGGTATATACAGAGGGACATGAAGACTTTGTCCGCTACTATATCCACTTCGATTTTTATAATACAAATAAGTTGAGGAAGAAAACACCTCTACTGAAGAACAATCGAATATGGCCTCGCATTGTCCACCTGAAAGCAGATATCGAAGCAAGAAGCATCTGTTCTGCTATTGTTTATCACCTACGCAATAACTCAACAACTTCTTCAATCATTACAAGCGGGGAGTTAAAAGCTTTATTAGGACTCATTTTAAACGCTTATTTAAACGCAAGAGACTCATTTCAATTCCGAAGAATAAAAAGTTATAAAAATATAATCAAAGCAGAAAAATTCATACGAACTAATTATCAAAAAGATATAAGCCTGCAGGACATAGCCAGAGAAGCAAATTTAAGCGAAACATATTTTGGTAATATTTTTAAGAAAATTACAGGTAAATCCCCTATTGATTACCTTACCAGTACAAGAATCAACAATGCAAAGCGACTGCTTATTGAAACAGATCATAACATCTCTGAAATTTCTTCTCTTATTGGATATGAAGACTCCCATTATTTCAGCTACATATTCAAGCAAAAAGAAGGAATTACTCCATCTGAATTTCTGGCTTCTCTCTCCGAAACAGTATAG
- the icd gene encoding isocitrate dehydrogenase (NADP(+)) yields the protein MDNLIRMREGKLHVPDKPIIPFIEGDGTGPDIWRASVRVFNVAVDRAYEGKRQIVWKEIFAGEKAYKKTKEWLPEETVNAFKKYLVGIKGPLTTPVGGGFRSLNVLLRKSLDLYVCLRPVRWLKGVPSPVKHPEKVDVVVFRENTEDVYAGLELQAYSEDVKKLISFCKDSFGWHIREDSGVGIKPISETGSKRLIRAAINYAIENKRKSVTLVHKGNIQKYTEGAFRNWGYELAKDEFSEEVISWDKCKGIVPQGKVLIKDTIADIFLQQILTRTDEFDVIATMNLNGDYISDAIAAQVGGIGISPGGNINYDTGHAIFEATHGTAPKYRGMDKVNPGSLILSGEMMLRYIGWEKAADLIAKGISKAILNKKVTYDFERLMNGAKLLKCSEFGDEVIKNMSE from the coding sequence ATGGACAATCTAATCAGGATGAGGGAAGGAAAACTTCATGTGCCTGATAAACCAATTATTCCCTTTATTGAGGGAGATGGAACTGGTCCTGATATCTGGCGAGCTTCAGTAAGAGTATTCAACGTGGCTGTTGATAGGGCGTATGAAGGCAAGAGACAAATTGTATGGAAAGAAATATTTGCAGGAGAAAAAGCATATAAAAAAACCAAAGAATGGCTGCCTGAAGAAACAGTTAATGCTTTCAAGAAATATCTGGTGGGGATAAAAGGGCCACTAACAACGCCTGTTGGCGGCGGCTTCAGAAGTCTAAATGTTCTTCTTAGGAAATCGTTGGATCTATACGTTTGTCTGCGGCCAGTAAGATGGCTCAAAGGCGTTCCGAGTCCGGTTAAGCATCCAGAGAAGGTTGATGTAGTTGTTTTTCGGGAAAATACTGAAGATGTCTATGCAGGTCTGGAACTACAAGCATATTCAGAAGATGTAAAGAAGCTTATTAGCTTTTGCAAAGATTCTTTTGGATGGCACATCAGAGAAGACTCTGGCGTAGGAATAAAACCAATAAGTGAGACTGGAAGTAAAAGATTAATAAGAGCAGCAATAAATTACGCAATAGAGAACAAAAGAAAAAGCGTAACTCTTGTTCATAAAGGCAATATTCAGAAATACACAGAGGGTGCGTTTAGAAATTGGGGATATGAGCTGGCAAAGGATGAGTTTTCAGAAGAAGTTATATCATGGGATAAATGTAAAGGAATCGTTCCTCAGGGAAAAGTCTTAATAAAAGATACTATTGCTGATATTTTCTTGCAGCAAATATTAACAAGAACAGACGAATTCGATGTAATAGCTACAATGAATCTCAATGGAGATTATATTTCAGACGCGATAGCTGCACAGGTAGGAGGCATCGGAATATCACCCGGAGGGAATATCAATTATGACACCGGTCACGCAATATTTGAGGCAACTCACGGTACAGCGCCTAAGTACAGGGGTATGGATAAAGTAAACCCCGGCTCATTAATATTGTCTGGAGAGATGATGCTTAGATATATTGGATGGGAGAAGGCCGCGGATCTTATTGCTAAAGGAATAAGTAAAGCAATCTTAAACAAAAAAGTTACATATGATTTTGAAAGATTGATGAATGGAGCAAAGCTTCTTAAGTGCTCTGAGTTTGGAGATGAAGTCATAAAGAACATGTCAGAATAG